From a region of the Zingiber officinale cultivar Zhangliang chromosome 4B, Zo_v1.1, whole genome shotgun sequence genome:
- the LOC121974789 gene encoding peroxidase 5-like, with translation MAPSVRGVMLLAFATALWISGTQRAEAQLKLGYYAHSCPRAEAIVKDEVEKALADDEGVGADLLRMHFHDCFVRGCDASLLLDSTNASKAEKDAQINLTLEGFDVIDTVKEKLEAACKGVVSCADLLAFAARDAIVHYGGIHYKVPSGRRDGRISIASDTDVLPSPDFKLAKLTDLFISKGLSQTDMVILSGAHTVGIAHCDAFSKRLDSGDPTLDSKYARVLRRQCPPKSNNTVPMDPKTPNKFDNRYYRLVLSNRALFTSDVSLTSTPGTATLVESLARNFKSFQLKFAEAIVKMGSIGVLTGHDGEVRSNCRVVN, from the exons ATGGCGCCGTCTGTGAGAGGAGTCATGTTGTTGGCCTTCGCCACGGCTCTGTGGATCAGTGGCACGCAGAGAGCAGAGGCCCAGCTCAAGCTCGGGTACTACGCCCACAGTTGCCCTCGGGCCGAGGCCATCGTGAAGGACGAGGTCGAGAAGGCCCTCGCGGACGACGAAGGCGTCGGCGCTGACCTTCTCAGAATGCATTTCCATGATTGCTTCGTCAGA GGCTGCGATGCTTCGCTGCTCTTGGATTCCACCAACGCAAGCAAAGCCGAAAAGGACGCGCAGATCAACCTCACGCTCGAAGGGTTCGACGTCATCGACACCGTCAAGGAGAAACTGGAAGCCGCCTGCAAGGGCGTAGTCTCCTGCGCCGATCTCCTCGCGTTTGCTGCCAGAGATGCCATTGTTCAC TACGGAGGAATCCACTACAAGGTGCCGTCTGGGAGAAGAGATGGCCGGATCTCCATTGCGTCGGACACCGACGTGCTCCCTTCGCCGGACTTCAAGCTCGCCAAGCTCACCGACCTGTTCATCTCCAAGGGCTTGAGCCAGACCGACATGGTCATTCTCTCGGGAGCCCACACGGTGGGGATTGCGCACTGTGACGCCTTCTCCAAGCGGCTGGATTCCGGCGACCCGACGTTGGACTCAAAGTACGCGAGGGTGCTGAGGAGGCAGTGCCCGCCGAAGAGCAACAACACGGTGCCGATGGACCCGAAGACGCCGAACAAGTTCGACAACCGCTACTACCGCCTCGTGCTCAGCAACCGCGCCCTCTTCACCTCCGACGTCTCGCTGACCTCCACGCCAGGCACAGCCACCCTGGTCGAGAGCCTCGCCAGGAACTTCAAGAGCTTCCAGCTCAAGTTCGCCGAGGCCATCGTCAAGATGGGCTCCATCGGCGTCCTCACGGGCCACGACGGCGAGGTTCGCAGCAACTGCAGAGTCGTCAACTGA